Proteins found in one Methanomassiliicoccus sp. genomic segment:
- a CDS encoding universal stress protein gives MNDFKRILIPTDGSENTKAAITQGLELARVLGSEVTALYVVDQASFVNFPMDATVVSIYSLLEKEGKDAVDYVVSEGQKLGVNVTPKVVEGSPAKKIVDEAENYDLVVMGTLGRTGISKLLLGSVAERVVRFAPCPVLVVRAETPGEE, from the coding sequence ATGAACGATTTCAAGAGGATACTGATACCGACCGACGGAAGCGAGAACACCAAGGCCGCGATCACTCAGGGATTAGAACTGGCCCGCGTGTTGGGAAGCGAGGTGACCGCGCTCTATGTTGTCGATCAGGCTTCGTTCGTCAACTTCCCCATGGATGCGACCGTGGTCAGCATATACTCCCTTCTGGAGAAGGAGGGAAAGGATGCCGTAGATTATGTGGTCAGTGAGGGTCAGAAGCTTGGTGTGAACGTCACTCCCAAGGTCGTCGAGGGCTCCCCGGCAAAGAAGATCGTGGATGAGGCCGAGAACTATGACCTGGTGGTCATGGGCACCCTGGGTCGGACCGGCATCTCCAAGCTCCTTCTGGGCAGCGTGGCAGAGAGGGTGGTAAGGTTCGCTCCTTGCCCCGTCCTGGTCGTCCGCGCCGAGACCCCTGGGGAGGAATAG
- a CDS encoding amidohydrolase family protein, translated as MEYVSGKVLTEEGFRDGHVGFEDGRIIEVGKGRVKDNLAEGLILPTFVNAHTHIADYVVPVDLSLTLAEIVAPPHGLKYRILSQTPEEKQREAIAAMSESMLRKGISAFSDFREGGVNGAKLMSSAQGARPFVLGKPRAPHFDREEISALLELTEGIGPSAISDWDYEELRELTDFVRSRGKIVALHCSERIREDLDKVLDLRPSYLVHMTQATDGDLERCAQLDVPIVVCARSNMFFGMVPPLARMVDQGVTVAIGTDNAMISMPDMFVETEFVGRLLRQQGIARLECVLSMAVANGRKIINQLPLMEIVSDAPLDLMVVRSKQGDPLTDLVLRTAGEEPLLVCVGENKRRGTR; from the coding sequence ATGGAGTATGTCTCCGGGAAGGTCCTCACCGAGGAAGGCTTCCGGGATGGTCATGTGGGCTTCGAGGATGGAAGGATCATCGAGGTGGGTAAAGGCAGGGTCAAGGATAACTTGGCAGAGGGTCTGATACTGCCCACCTTCGTCAACGCCCACACCCACATCGCCGACTATGTGGTCCCGGTGGACCTGTCCCTCACCTTGGCAGAGATAGTGGCACCCCCCCATGGCCTGAAGTACCGCATTCTCTCACAGACCCCAGAGGAGAAGCAGCGGGAGGCGATCGCCGCGATGTCAGAGTCCATGCTCCGCAAGGGCATCTCCGCGTTCTCCGACTTTCGGGAGGGAGGCGTCAACGGAGCCAAGCTAATGTCCTCAGCCCAGGGGGCGCGGCCGTTCGTGCTCGGAAAGCCCAGAGCGCCGCACTTTGACCGCGAGGAGATATCCGCTCTCCTGGAGCTCACCGAAGGGATAGGGCCATCGGCCATATCAGACTGGGACTACGAGGAGCTAAGGGAGCTGACCGATTTCGTGAGGTCCCGCGGTAAGATCGTGGCCCTCCACTGCTCAGAAAGGATCAGGGAGGACCTGGACAAAGTGTTGGACCTCCGTCCCTCGTACCTGGTCCACATGACCCAGGCCACAGATGGGGACCTGGAAAGGTGCGCCCAACTGGACGTCCCCATCGTGGTGTGCGCCAGGTCCAACATGTTCTTCGGGATGGTGCCGCCTCTGGCAAGAATGGTGGATCAGGGCGTTACAGTAGCGATCGGTACCGATAACGCCATGATCTCCATGCCGGACATGTTCGTGGAAACGGAATTCGTGGGAAGACTGCTCCGACAGCAGGGGATCGCCCGCCTAGAGTGCGTTCTCAGTATGGCTGTGGCCAATGGGCGAAAAATTATAAATCAACTTCCGTTAATGGAGATAGTATCGGACGCACCATTGGATCTCATGGTCGTCCGCTCAAAGCAAGGAGACCCGCTCACTGACCTGGTACTGCGCACCGCTGGGGAGGAGCCACTGCTCGTGTGCGTAGGTGAGAATAAGAGGAGAGGAACGAGATGA
- a CDS encoding CBS domain-containing protein, which translates to MNGTEIAGIKKREQLRSMVEATKITDLMSKRFDFVSPEDQLSDVLKKMGQLDLHEMPVSLDGKRLMGVVSYGTLLKRRNLPITTKAGSITVMPQEVTPDTLVTEVAEAFMTSGFRQIPVVKGQNIQGIIARTDLIKIVEGIKELRELNVKDIMTEDVQTVGLEDPVETALLSMKNLTIRTLPVVDDEGNLTGIVGIKQVANYNWKERKRETVGEMTGDNSPVKVKVSSIALDAVYTVDEDATLGGAVKAMLENNVSTLPVVKGSRLAGIITKYDIIELLASFRQRDMVYTQITGLDQEDRFAADTMEKDITASLQKIAKITRPMLFTLHVTKYNAQGNTNKYSLNGRLTTESKVWVASAVDWDLNKATISLMQHLERRVIERKEEKLDHRKKAKNIGHS; encoded by the coding sequence ATGAACGGAACGGAAATAGCGGGGATCAAGAAGAGGGAGCAGCTCAGGTCGATGGTGGAAGCGACCAAGATAACCGACCTGATGTCCAAGAGGTTCGATTTCGTGAGCCCTGAGGACCAGCTCTCTGACGTGCTTAAGAAGATGGGGCAACTGGACCTGCACGAGATGCCAGTGAGCTTGGATGGTAAGAGATTGATGGGGGTGGTAAGTTATGGCACCCTCCTCAAGCGGAGGAATCTCCCCATCACTACCAAGGCGGGCTCCATTACCGTCATGCCTCAGGAGGTCACCCCCGATACGTTGGTGACAGAGGTCGCTGAGGCCTTCATGACCTCCGGCTTTCGCCAGATCCCGGTCGTGAAGGGTCAGAACATACAGGGGATAATCGCCCGAACCGACCTGATCAAGATCGTGGAGGGCATAAAGGAGCTGCGGGAACTGAACGTGAAGGACATAATGACCGAGGACGTTCAGACCGTAGGCCTCGAGGATCCCGTGGAGACAGCACTGCTGTCGATGAAGAACCTGACCATCCGCACCCTGCCCGTGGTGGATGATGAGGGCAACCTCACTGGCATCGTAGGCATCAAGCAGGTGGCGAACTACAACTGGAAGGAGCGAAAGCGCGAGACCGTGGGAGAGATGACCGGCGACAACAGCCCGGTGAAGGTCAAGGTCTCCTCCATAGCCCTTGATGCCGTGTACACTGTGGATGAGGACGCAACCCTGGGGGGTGCGGTGAAGGCCATGCTGGAGAACAATGTGTCCACCCTTCCCGTGGTGAAGGGCAGCCGCCTCGCCGGGATCATCACCAAGTACGACATCATCGAGCTGCTGGCATCGTTCCGGCAAAGGGACATGGTATACACCCAGATCACCGGCTTGGACCAGGAGGACCGTTTTGCGGCGGATACGATGGAGAAGGACATCACCGCGTCGCTGCAGAAGATCGCCAAGATCACCCGGCCCATGTTGTTCACGCTGCACGTGACCAAGTACAACGCCCAGGGGAACACCAACAAGTACTCGCTGAACGGCCGTCTCACCACCGAGAGCAAGGTGTGGGTGGCGTCGGCGGTGGACTGGGACCTCAACAAGGCCACGATCAGCCTGATGCAGCACCTGGAACGAAGGGTCATCGAGCGCAAGGAGGAGAAACTGGACCATCGCAAGAAGGCCAAGAACATCGGGCACAGCTGA
- a CDS encoding valine--tRNA ligase → MAQYEAVETERKWQQKWKEWELYRFDPSSTAPVYSIDNPPRYTSGSLHLGHATGYSLIDFAARYRRMRGHNVFFPLCFDVNGTPTEVKVEKKHGITKLTVPRQEYIHLCSEFANSFIDEMTRQFEVLGESMDPSIYYQTDAPYYRRITQITFLRLLKKDLVYKGTYPVNWCPSCITALADAEVEYSDNVTKLNYVKFRVRGTDEDIIIATTRPELICACQLVAVSPEDKDKEPLVGKTLLTPLYGKSINVIADDKVDPQFGTGVVMICTIGDKTDLEWVMKYNLPLEKAIDEQGKMTSLAGKYQGLSVKEAKQAVIEDLKAAGLVIKQEDVKQNVGGCWRCHTPIEFLQVPQWFLRTMQFKEQVLKLADEVEWHPEFMKVRLKDWVESLQWDWVISRQRFFATPIPVWECEDCGYVFPAKEEDCYIDPTVDKPPVDRCPLCGGRLVGCQDVFDTWMDSSISPLFNTHWERNPALFDRLYPMSMRPQSHDIIRTWAFYTLLRCYLMTDKRPWDHIMIHGFIMSPDGTPMHSSLGNVIDPVPILEEYGADALRYYACTCALGEDNAFREKDVIHGKRLATKLWNIGKFTNMVVKELPEMGGLQPLDRWILSRYSKVVKEATQFYESYQFDKAMRVIEDFAWHEYADHYLELVKYRTREGDDGVRFTLYTITLGIAKMIAPLLPHVTEDIYQDGFSAMDGARSIHVSTWPEPVLFSDEDEVRGDLVKDVVSAIRSWKAERKLPLNKELELIELIGPSAPSLVGYEKDILETSRAKELKIVTEADLEQKVVAIKPVKSKVGPTFKTKGKEVLDMLAAIDPQEAAAALDKGALELVLSDGSKVELDPSFVEVQKKLMIEGKAVETLQVRDILIAVSP, encoded by the coding sequence ATGGCACAATACGAAGCAGTAGAGACCGAGAGGAAGTGGCAGCAGAAGTGGAAGGAGTGGGAGCTGTACAGGTTCGACCCCAGTTCGACCGCTCCCGTATACAGCATAGACAACCCTCCCCGGTACACGTCCGGCTCCCTGCACCTGGGACACGCCACCGGATACTCACTGATCGACTTCGCGGCCCGCTACCGTAGGATGCGTGGCCATAACGTCTTCTTCCCCCTGTGCTTCGACGTCAATGGGACGCCCACAGAGGTCAAGGTGGAGAAGAAGCACGGCATCACCAAGCTCACCGTGCCTCGGCAGGAATACATTCATCTGTGCTCGGAGTTCGCCAACTCCTTCATCGACGAGATGACCAGGCAGTTCGAGGTGCTGGGAGAGAGCATGGACCCCTCCATCTATTACCAAACGGACGCCCCCTACTACCGCCGCATCACGCAGATCACCTTCCTGCGCCTTCTGAAGAAGGACCTGGTGTACAAGGGGACGTACCCTGTGAACTGGTGCCCCTCGTGCATAACCGCCCTGGCGGACGCCGAGGTGGAGTACTCGGACAATGTCACCAAGCTTAACTACGTAAAGTTCCGCGTCCGGGGTACCGACGAGGATATCATCATCGCCACCACCCGCCCCGAGCTGATATGTGCATGCCAGCTGGTGGCCGTGTCCCCTGAGGATAAGGATAAAGAGCCCCTGGTGGGCAAGACCCTGCTGACGCCGCTGTATGGCAAGAGCATTAATGTCATTGCCGACGACAAGGTGGACCCCCAGTTCGGAACCGGCGTGGTGATGATATGCACCATCGGTGACAAGACCGATCTGGAGTGGGTCATGAAGTACAACCTGCCGCTGGAGAAGGCCATCGACGAGCAAGGGAAGATGACCTCTCTCGCCGGAAAGTACCAGGGCCTTTCAGTTAAGGAGGCCAAGCAGGCGGTCATAGAGGACCTCAAGGCCGCCGGGCTGGTGATCAAGCAGGAGGATGTGAAGCAGAACGTCGGCGGGTGCTGGCGCTGCCACACTCCCATAGAGTTCCTGCAGGTACCGCAGTGGTTCCTGCGGACCATGCAGTTCAAGGAGCAGGTGCTGAAGCTCGCGGACGAGGTGGAGTGGCACCCAGAGTTCATGAAAGTACGTCTAAAGGACTGGGTGGAGAGCCTGCAATGGGACTGGGTCATCTCCAGGCAGAGGTTCTTCGCCACCCCCATACCGGTTTGGGAGTGCGAGGACTGCGGATATGTCTTCCCGGCCAAAGAGGAGGACTGCTACATCGATCCCACGGTGGACAAGCCCCCCGTGGACCGCTGCCCCCTGTGCGGGGGGAGGCTCGTCGGCTGCCAGGACGTCTTCGACACCTGGATGGACTCCAGCATCTCCCCCCTCTTCAACACTCATTGGGAGAGGAACCCTGCACTTTTCGACCGCCTGTACCCCATGTCCATGAGGCCACAGAGCCACGATATCATCAGGACGTGGGCGTTCTACACCCTGCTGCGCTGCTACCTCATGACCGATAAGAGGCCGTGGGACCACATCATGATCCACGGGTTCATCATGTCGCCGGACGGAACCCCCATGCACTCCTCGCTGGGCAATGTGATCGATCCCGTGCCCATCCTTGAGGAGTATGGGGCGGACGCGTTGCGGTACTATGCTTGCACATGTGCTCTGGGGGAGGATAATGCCTTCAGGGAGAAGGACGTCATTCACGGCAAGCGGCTGGCGACCAAGCTATGGAACATCGGCAAGTTCACCAACATGGTGGTGAAGGAACTTCCGGAGATGGGCGGCCTCCAGCCCCTGGACCGGTGGATCCTGAGCCGCTATTCCAAGGTGGTCAAGGAGGCGACGCAGTTCTACGAGAGCTATCAGTTCGACAAGGCCATGAGGGTCATCGAGGACTTCGCCTGGCACGAGTATGCGGACCACTATCTGGAGCTGGTGAAGTACCGCACCCGGGAGGGGGACGACGGCGTTCGTTTCACTCTTTATACGATCACCCTGGGCATCGCCAAGATGATAGCTCCCTTGTTGCCGCACGTAACCGAGGACATTTACCAAGACGGGTTCAGCGCTATGGACGGGGCCAGGAGCATTCACGTTTCCACATGGCCGGAGCCAGTTCTGTTCTCCGACGAGGACGAGGTCCGCGGTGACCTGGTGAAGGACGTGGTCAGCGCCATCCGCTCCTGGAAGGCGGAGAGGAAGCTGCCACTGAACAAGGAGCTGGAGCTCATCGAGCTTATCGGGCCATCGGCACCGTCCCTTGTTGGCTACGAGAAGGACATCCTGGAAACCTCCCGGGCGAAGGAGCTGAAGATCGTCACCGAGGCCGACCTGGAGCAGAAGGTCGTGGCTATAAAACCGGTCAAGTCGAAGGTCGGTCCCACCTTCAAGACCAAGGGCAAGGAGGTCTTGGATATGCTGGCGGCGATCGATCCCCAGGAGGCCGCAGCGGCCCTGGACAAGGGCGCCCTGGAGCTGGTCCTCTCGGACGGGAGCAAGGTCGAGCTTGATCCCAGCTTCGTGGAGGTGCAGAAGAAGCTCATGATCGAGGGGAAGGCCGTGGAGACGCTGCAGGTGAGGGACATCCTCATCGCCGTCAGTCCCTGA
- a CDS encoding CBS domain-containing protein: MKAEELVGANRQERLRAEVDAMGLEKIMNVDFETVYPSDTVNVVLKKMKELDMHEMPVAVDGGKLMGVVSYGTLLKRRNISIEAKAETLLLRPQNVTVVSPVTEVAEIMINSGFREMPVTRDGTIIGVVSRSGMLRIIQDVKELQRIPVTEVMSKEVRTVKLDTSVKDAVRYMSAMEVRVLPVVDDHDRIIGVVGIKDISHANWHMRDRATVGEFAGESLPIEVKVGSVAVEPAVVAAPEMTLGEAAKVMLDRGISTLPVVDFGKLLGIVSKYDLVALLASLRERNKLYIQISGLSDDDKFAQDVMVTEIESSMKKIAAIETPVMFDLHVAAYKDEGLNYKYSLHGRLTTHERLYTASATEWDLVQATSTLMKTFERRIIDHKELKLDHRRRTKNIGHH; the protein is encoded by the coding sequence ATGAAAGCCGAGGAACTGGTTGGAGCGAACAGGCAGGAAAGGCTCCGGGCCGAGGTGGACGCCATGGGTCTGGAGAAGATCATGAACGTGGATTTTGAGACCGTTTACCCCTCGGACACTGTGAATGTGGTCCTCAAGAAGATGAAGGAGCTGGACATGCATGAGATGCCTGTCGCCGTCGACGGAGGGAAGCTCATGGGAGTGGTCAGCTACGGTACCCTCCTGAAGAGGAGGAACATCTCCATTGAGGCCAAGGCCGAGACGCTGCTCCTGAGGCCACAGAACGTCACCGTAGTGTCACCGGTCACCGAGGTAGCGGAGATCATGATCAACTCCGGCTTCAGGGAGATGCCGGTGACCAGGGACGGGACCATCATAGGCGTGGTCTCCCGGTCGGGTATGCTGCGAATAATTCAGGACGTGAAGGAGCTGCAGCGCATACCGGTGACCGAGGTGATGTCCAAGGAGGTCAGAACGGTCAAGCTGGACACGAGCGTGAAGGACGCGGTGAGGTACATGAGCGCCATGGAGGTCAGGGTCCTCCCGGTGGTTGATGACCACGATCGAATCATCGGTGTGGTGGGCATCAAGGACATCTCTCATGCGAACTGGCACATGCGTGACAGGGCTACAGTGGGCGAGTTTGCCGGGGAGAGCCTTCCCATCGAGGTCAAGGTGGGCTCGGTGGCGGTGGAACCGGCAGTGGTAGCCGCGCCCGAAATGACCCTGGGCGAAGCCGCGAAGGTCATGCTGGACAGGGGAATATCCACGCTTCCGGTGGTGGACTTCGGGAAGCTGCTGGGCATCGTCAGCAAGTATGATCTCGTGGCCCTCCTGGCCTCTCTTCGTGAGAGGAACAAGCTCTACATCCAGATCTCCGGCCTGAGCGACGACGACAAGTTCGCGCAGGACGTCATGGTCACGGAGATCGAGAGTTCCATGAAGAAGATAGCCGCCATCGAGACTCCGGTGATGTTCGATCTTCACGTGGCGGCGTACAAGGACGAGGGGCTGAACTACAAGTACTCCCTCCATGGGCGCCTGACCACCCATGAACGCCTCTACACGGCCAGTGCCACCGAGTGGGACCTGGTGCAGGCGACGTCCACGCTCATGAAGACCTTCGAGCGTAGGATCATCGACCACAAGGAGCTGAAGCTGGACCATCGTCGGAGGACGAAGAACATCGGGCACCACTGA
- the glyS gene encoding glycine--tRNA ligase: protein MDASDVLSLCKRRGFLYPSYEIYGGVAGLYDYGPLGTAMRNNIVEIWRRLYTLGEGFVEIDSETIGPEVVFKASGHVDEFADKMVKCKVCEEAYRADHLIGDRHPNPGSLKEEELDDLIREHGITCPACSGELSSVEEFNLMFKTVIGPGSGRVGYLRPETAQGIFVNFPSLYRYNREKLPLGVIQVGRGYRNEISPRQGVIRMREFNMMECELFVDPEDKGWPRFKDVKDDRMRLFANDGRELEISVGDAVEQGIICNQVLAYFMWFTQEFLKAIGVDGTRLRFRQHEKDEMAHYAADCWDAEALLSFGWTEIVGIADRGCWDLSRHIKFSGVDMSAFKRFDTPQEVERDVIKPKYGILGPKYKALGSKIGKAMEATDPSLIKDDSVTVEVDGQSYVLSRDCFDVARVKEKVSGVKVIPHVIEPSHGLDRITYTCLEHAYTKKEDMEMLRISAAIAPIKFGVFPLMARDELDKVAMDIDQEIRYSGIETYYDDSGSIGRRYARMDEIGTPYCVTVDYQTLEDGTVTLRERDSQAQIRVKVQEITLVARAALCGANLDQFVVGENKS from the coding sequence ATGGATGCATCAGACGTTCTCTCGCTCTGTAAGCGCAGGGGTTTCCTTTACCCCTCCTATGAGATCTACGGCGGGGTAGCTGGCCTGTACGACTATGGGCCCTTGGGCACGGCCATGAGGAACAACATCGTGGAGATCTGGAGAAGACTGTACACGCTGGGCGAGGGTTTCGTGGAGATAGATTCGGAGACCATAGGCCCTGAGGTGGTCTTCAAGGCGTCCGGCCATGTGGACGAGTTCGCGGACAAGATGGTCAAGTGCAAGGTCTGCGAGGAGGCGTACCGCGCGGACCATCTTATCGGCGACCGCCACCCCAACCCCGGCTCCTTGAAGGAGGAAGAGCTGGACGACCTCATAAGGGAGCATGGTATCACCTGCCCCGCCTGCAGCGGGGAGCTGTCCTCGGTGGAGGAGTTCAACCTCATGTTCAAGACCGTGATCGGTCCGGGTTCCGGCCGAGTGGGATACCTGCGTCCGGAGACCGCTCAGGGGATCTTCGTGAACTTCCCCAGCCTCTACCGCTACAACCGTGAGAAGCTGCCCCTGGGTGTGATACAGGTCGGCCGCGGGTACCGCAATGAGATCTCCCCGCGCCAGGGCGTCATACGCATGCGCGAGTTCAATATGATGGAGTGCGAGCTCTTCGTGGACCCTGAGGACAAGGGCTGGCCCCGCTTCAAGGACGTCAAGGATGATAGGATGAGGCTGTTCGCCAACGACGGCCGGGAACTGGAGATAAGCGTCGGGGATGCGGTGGAGCAGGGCATCATCTGCAACCAGGTCCTGGCATACTTCATGTGGTTCACCCAGGAGTTCCTCAAGGCCATCGGCGTAGACGGTACCCGCCTGCGCTTCCGCCAGCACGAGAAGGACGAGATGGCCCACTATGCTGCTGACTGCTGGGACGCTGAAGCATTGCTCAGCTTCGGTTGGACCGAGATCGTGGGCATCGCCGACAGGGGATGCTGGGACCTCTCGCGGCACATCAAGTTCTCCGGCGTGGACATGAGCGCGTTCAAGCGCTTCGACACCCCTCAGGAGGTGGAGAGGGACGTCATCAAGCCGAAGTACGGCATCCTGGGCCCCAAGTACAAGGCCCTCGGCAGCAAGATCGGGAAGGCCATGGAGGCTACCGATCCGTCCTTGATAAAGGACGACTCGGTAACCGTGGAGGTCGACGGGCAGAGCTACGTCCTCAGCCGTGACTGCTTCGATGTGGCCCGAGTCAAGGAGAAGGTCTCCGGCGTCAAGGTCATACCTCATGTGATAGAGCCCTCGCACGGCCTGGACAGGATCACCTACACCTGCCTGGAGCACGCCTACACCAAGAAGGAGGACATGGAGATGCTGCGCATATCCGCAGCTATAGCTCCGATAAAGTTCGGCGTTTTCCCACTGATGGCCCGGGACGAGCTCGACAAGGTGGCCATGGACATCGACCAGGAGATCCGCTACAGCGGCATCGAGACCTACTACGACGATTCCGGCTCCATCGGCAGAAGGTACGCCAGGATGGACGAGATCGGGACCCCCTATTGTGTCACCGTCGACTACCAGACCCTGGAGGACGGCACCGTGACCCTCCGGGAGAGGGACAGCCAGGCCCAGATACGCGTAAAGGTCCAGGAGATCACCTTGGTAGCCCGGGCGGCCCTGTGCGGGGCCAACCTCGATCAGTTCGTGGTGGGCGAGAACAAGTCCTGA
- a CDS encoding CBS domain-containing protein — translation MTIVDQVMTHNPITAEIPGSRNDVLKLMVRHNLTGLPIIKKADGSLAGMVTRSDIFQHPEEDQLAMVMNREPLVLSPQDTVETAATLMTTKRVTHFPVVDGGKLVGILTPTDLLNEVEKKASNIPVEDLALDPCVPIYQETPLRAALVTFKASRVNALPVLDANGRLAGIITDRDVFNKSLINGSVALTALGMGDDEDSWSWDGLRNIMKLWFEVSKIEMPAVPVRDIMVRSPTTVFKKTNVSEAARTMRRNDFGQLPVVDSKENLVAMLYDINAVSILAQ, via the coding sequence ATGACCATTGTAGACCAAGTGATGACCCACAACCCCATTACAGCAGAGATACCAGGCTCGCGGAACGACGTTCTCAAGCTAATGGTGCGGCATAACCTCACCGGCCTTCCCATCATCAAGAAGGCCGATGGCAGCCTGGCCGGGATGGTCACGCGCAGTGACATCTTCCAGCACCCAGAGGAGGACCAGCTGGCGATGGTGATGAACCGTGAGCCGCTGGTGCTGTCCCCCCAGGATACCGTGGAGACCGCCGCTACCCTCATGACCACCAAGAGGGTCACCCACTTCCCCGTCGTGGATGGTGGGAAGCTCGTCGGCATACTAACCCCCACGGACCTGCTCAACGAGGTGGAGAAGAAGGCCTCCAACATTCCAGTGGAGGACCTGGCCCTCGACCCCTGCGTGCCCATCTACCAGGAGACGCCCCTGCGGGCGGCCCTGGTCACATTCAAGGCCAGCAGGGTCAACGCCCTCCCCGTCCTGGACGCTAACGGACGACTTGCCGGCATCATCACGGACAGGGACGTGTTCAATAAGAGCCTGATCAACGGCTCGGTGGCCCTGACCGCCCTGGGAATGGGCGATGACGAGGACTCATGGTCCTGGGACGGCCTACGCAACATCATGAAGCTGTGGTTCGAGGTATCCAAGATCGAGATGCCCGCCGTTCCCGTGAGGGATATCATGGTGCGTTCGCCCACAACGGTTTTTAAGAAGACCAACGTTTCCGAGGCTGCGCGGACGATGCGCCGCAATGATTTCGGTCAGCTGCCTGTGGTCGATTCCAAGGAGAACCTGGTGGCCATGCTCTACGATATCAACGCGGTATCGATACTGGCACAGTGA